A window from Streptomyces subrutilus encodes these proteins:
- a CDS encoding ATP-binding protein, whose protein sequence is MRDPMSALTDAFTSFLFGKVETTRLPVRTSTGQAQAVYLPTAAPGLGDSGVIIGREVYSGKGYIYDPFQLYGQQLPAPHWLVLGESGNGKSALEKTYVLRQLRFKDRQVVVLDAQGEDGVGEWNLIAQQLGITPIRLDPIAANDDGIRLNPLDPAITTTGQLALLRTIIEVAMGHGLDERAGFALKVAHAHVVDGIRERQPVLTDIVERLRHPEPESALAMNVDIDDVRAWGLDVALVLDRLVDGDLRGMFDGPTTVGIDLDAPLIVFDLSHIDRNSIAMPILMAIVGVWLEHTWIRPDRKKRIFLVEEAWHIINSPFVAQLFQRLLKFGRRLGLSFVAVVHHLSDVVDGAAAREAAAILKMASTRTIYAQKADEARATGLVLGLPRWAVEIIPTLTPGIAVWDVNGNVQVVKHLITEAERPLVYTDRAMTESSAPAHLHDDMLAAELEAEERALSIERRRAGPGSATTVA, encoded by the coding sequence ATGCGAGATCCCATGTCCGCCCTGACGGACGCCTTCACCAGCTTCCTCTTCGGCAAAGTCGAAACCACGCGCCTGCCCGTACGCACCTCCACCGGGCAGGCGCAGGCCGTGTACCTGCCCACCGCCGCCCCCGGCCTCGGCGACTCCGGCGTCATCATCGGCCGCGAGGTCTACAGCGGCAAGGGCTACATCTACGACCCCTTCCAGCTGTACGGACAACAGCTCCCGGCCCCCCACTGGCTGGTCCTCGGCGAGTCCGGCAACGGCAAGTCCGCCCTGGAGAAGACCTACGTCCTGCGCCAGCTCCGCTTCAAGGACCGCCAGGTCGTCGTCCTCGACGCCCAGGGCGAAGACGGCGTCGGCGAGTGGAACCTGATCGCCCAGCAGCTGGGGATAACCCCCATCCGCCTGGATCCCATCGCCGCCAACGACGACGGGATCCGCCTCAACCCCCTCGACCCGGCGATCACCACGACCGGCCAGCTCGCGCTGCTCCGGACCATCATCGAAGTCGCCATGGGCCACGGCCTCGACGAGCGCGCCGGCTTCGCCCTCAAGGTCGCCCACGCCCACGTCGTGGACGGCATCCGCGAACGCCAGCCCGTCCTCACCGACATCGTCGAGCGGCTGCGCCACCCCGAGCCCGAGTCCGCCCTCGCGATGAACGTGGACATAGACGATGTCCGGGCCTGGGGCCTCGACGTCGCACTCGTCCTCGACCGCCTCGTCGACGGCGACCTCCGCGGCATGTTCGACGGCCCGACCACCGTCGGCATCGACCTCGACGCCCCGCTGATCGTCTTCGACCTCTCCCACATCGACCGCAACTCCATCGCCATGCCCATCCTGATGGCCATCGTCGGCGTCTGGCTGGAGCACACCTGGATCCGCCCCGACCGCAAGAAGCGCATCTTCCTCGTCGAAGAGGCCTGGCACATCATCAACAGCCCCTTCGTCGCGCAGCTGTTCCAGCGCCTCCTGAAGTTCGGCCGCCGTCTCGGCCTGTCCTTCGTCGCCGTCGTCCACCACCTCTCGGACGTCGTCGACGGCGCGGCCGCCCGCGAAGCCGCGGCCATCCTCAAGATGGCCTCCACCAGAACGATCTACGCCCAGAAGGCCGACGAGGCCCGCGCCACCGGACTCGTCCTCGGCCTGCCCCGCTGGGCCGTGGAGATCATCCCCACCCTCACCCCGGGCATCGCGGTCTGGGACGTCAACGGCAACGTCCAAGTCGTCAAACACCTGATCACCGAAGCCGAACGCCCCCTCGTCTACACCGACCGCGCCATGACCGAGTCCTCCGCCCCCGCCCACCTCCACGACGACATGCTCGCCGCCGAACTGGAGGCGGAGGAACGCGCCCTGTCCATCGAGCGCCGCCGCGCCGGCCCGGGCTCCGCGACCACGGTGGCCTGA